In Ensifer canadensis, a genomic segment contains:
- a CDS encoding ABC transporter substrate-binding protein gives MKSARIALLLGTALIASSSFAFAQEKGGVINVATVGEPPTLDPMASTADLVGIVSQHMFETLYTFDKDWKPTPLLAVAMPEISADGKTYTIKLRSGVKFHDGTDMDTTDVVASLERWTKTASRGKQTATTIAGIEAVDPTTVKISLNTPYAPLVSLLAFNNSAAIVLPSEKQAEPMVDFVGTGPYKLKERKADQYIQLERYDGYVSPEGESNGYGGARHQYADEIRFVPVPDPNTRVEAAVSGQYDYVDSLPVESFERVKGSSASEPVMLQPFGWPVFVLNSGNGMTKNLELRKAIRAALSMEDMMAAAFGSTDFYALDAALYPAQYVWRTEAGTEGGYNVADPEKAGELLKATGYKGEPLRILTSRQYEFHYKMAQVAAEYLKLAGFTVDLQVVDWATLTQRRADPTLWDIYITHSPFLPEPALIGMMSTKAPGNWDTPARAKAVDAFNAESDAGKRVTLWADVQKVIYEEVPFIKIGDFNALSAKTKTLDGVSPAPWPYFWNASIKK, from the coding sequence ATGAAATCAGCAAGGATTGCACTGCTTCTGGGAACGGCACTCATCGCCTCCTCGTCCTTCGCCTTCGCGCAGGAAAAGGGCGGCGTCATCAACGTCGCCACGGTCGGCGAGCCGCCGACGCTCGACCCTATGGCTTCGACGGCCGACCTGGTCGGCATCGTCTCGCAGCATATGTTCGAGACGCTCTACACCTTCGACAAGGATTGGAAGCCGACGCCGCTTCTGGCTGTGGCCATGCCGGAAATCAGCGCCGACGGCAAAACCTACACGATCAAGCTGCGCTCCGGCGTCAAGTTCCATGACGGCACCGACATGGATACGACCGACGTCGTCGCCTCGCTCGAGCGCTGGACGAAGACCGCCTCGCGCGGCAAGCAGACGGCAACGACGATCGCCGGCATCGAGGCCGTCGACCCGACCACGGTCAAGATCTCGCTCAACACCCCCTATGCGCCGCTGGTCTCGCTGCTCGCCTTCAACAATTCCGCGGCAATCGTACTGCCTTCGGAAAAGCAGGCTGAGCCGATGGTCGATTTCGTCGGCACCGGCCCCTACAAGCTCAAGGAGCGCAAGGCCGACCAGTACATCCAGCTTGAGCGTTACGACGGCTATGTCTCGCCCGAGGGCGAAAGCAACGGTTATGGCGGCGCGCGTCACCAGTATGCCGACGAGATCCGCTTCGTGCCGGTTCCCGACCCGAACACCCGTGTCGAGGCCGCCGTCTCCGGTCAGTACGACTACGTCGATTCGCTGCCGGTCGAATCCTTCGAACGGGTGAAAGGCTCGAGCGCTTCCGAACCTGTGATGCTGCAGCCTTTCGGCTGGCCTGTCTTTGTCCTCAACTCAGGCAACGGCATGACCAAGAATCTGGAACTGCGCAAGGCGATCCGCGCCGCACTCAGCATGGAAGACATGATGGCGGCCGCCTTCGGCAGCACCGACTTCTACGCGCTCGATGCCGCCCTCTACCCGGCGCAGTATGTCTGGCGCACCGAAGCCGGCACGGAAGGCGGCTACAATGTCGCCGATCCGGAAAAGGCAGGCGAACTCTTGAAGGCTACCGGCTACAAGGGTGAGCCGCTGCGCATCCTGACCAGCCGCCAGTACGAGTTCCACTACAAAATGGCACAGGTCGCCGCCGAGTATCTGAAGCTCGCGGGCTTCACCGTCGATCTGCAGGTGGTCGACTGGGCAACGCTCACCCAGCGCCGCGCCGACCCGACACTCTGGGATATCTATATCACCCACAGCCCGTTCCTGCCGGAACCGGCGCTGATCGGCATGATGTCGACCAAGGCGCCCGGAAACTGGGATACGCCGGCCCGCGCCAAGGCCGTCGATGCCTTCAACGCCGAATCGGATGCTGGCAAGCGCGTCACACTCTGGGCCGACGTCCAGAAGGTGATCTACGAGGAAGTGCCGTTCATCAAGATCGGCGACTTCAACGCCCTGTCGGCAAAGACCAAGACGCTTGACGGCGTCTCCCCCGCGCCGTGGCCCTACTTCTGGAACGCTTCGATCAAGAAGTAA
- a CDS encoding amidohydrolase/deacetylase family metallohydrolase, giving the protein MPTATRSTSPVLISNVKPVAFGMAAPSETVDILIGGDGTIARIGSQLSAPEGTQRIDGKGAWISPGWIDLHAHVWHGGTDISVRPQLCGMERGVTTIVDAGSAGEANFHGFREYIIEPARERIKAFLNLGSIGLVACNRVSELSDIRSIDIDRIIACYQENREHIVGLKVRASHVITGSWGVTPVKLGKKIAKILKIPMMVHVGEPPALYDEVLEILGPGDIVTHCFNGKAGSSIIEDEDLFELAERCAGEGIRLDIGHGGASFSFRVAEVAIARGLLPFSISTDVHLRSMNQSVWDLGTTMSKLLSVGMQFEKVVEAVTQAPASVIRLPMDGLLTVGARAEFTLFDLVDSELRVFDSLGAEAHLNRLFEPRYALMGTDVVAANRYQPQHVECPDHSHGFSYR; this is encoded by the coding sequence ATGCCCACCGCAACCCGTAGCACCAGCCCCGTGCTGATCAGCAACGTGAAGCCCGTCGCCTTCGGCATGGCGGCACCGAGCGAAACCGTCGACATCCTGATCGGTGGCGACGGCACCATTGCCCGCATCGGCAGCCAGTTGTCGGCGCCTGAAGGCACCCAGCGCATCGACGGCAAGGGTGCCTGGATTTCGCCCGGCTGGATCGATCTGCACGCCCATGTCTGGCATGGCGGCACCGACATTTCGGTCCGGCCGCAACTCTGCGGCATGGAGCGCGGCGTCACCACCATCGTCGACGCCGGTTCGGCCGGCGAAGCCAACTTCCATGGTTTTCGCGAATACATCATCGAGCCGGCGCGCGAGCGCATCAAGGCCTTCCTCAATCTCGGCTCGATCGGCCTCGTCGCCTGCAACCGCGTCAGCGAGCTCAGCGACATCCGCTCGATTGACATCGACCGCATCATCGCCTGCTACCAGGAAAACCGCGAGCATATCGTCGGCCTGAAAGTGCGCGCCAGCCACGTGATCACCGGCTCCTGGGGCGTAACCCCGGTCAAGCTCGGCAAGAAGATCGCCAAGATCCTCAAGATCCCGATGATGGTGCATGTTGGCGAACCGCCGGCGCTCTATGACGAAGTGCTTGAAATCCTCGGCCCCGGCGACATCGTCACCCATTGCTTCAACGGCAAGGCCGGCAGTAGCATCATCGAGGACGAAGACCTGTTCGAGCTTGCCGAGCGCTGCGCCGGCGAAGGCATCCGGCTCGACATCGGCCATGGCGGCGCGTCGTTTTCGTTCCGCGTCGCGGAAGTCGCCATCGCCCGCGGCCTGCTGCCCTTCTCGATCTCCACCGATGTGCACCTGCGCAGCATGAACCAGTCAGTCTGGGACCTCGGCACCACCATGTCGAAGCTCTTGAGCGTCGGCATGCAGTTCGAAAAGGTCGTCGAGGCCGTGACGCAGGCTCCGGCCTCGGTCATTCGCCTGCCGATGGACGGGCTTCTGACCGTCGGCGCGCGCGCCGAGTTCACCCTCTTCGATCTCGTCGATTCCGAACTGCGCGTCTTCGATTCACTTGGAGCCGAAGCGCATCTCAACCGCCTCTTCGAGCCGCGATATGCGCTCATGGGCACGGACGTCGTGGCGGCAAACAGATACCAGCCGCAGCATGTCGAATGCCCCGACCACAGCCACGGCTTCAGCTACCGTTGA
- a CDS encoding ABC transporter permease → MIRYILQRLFGMIVVMALVVTIVFVIVRVTPGDPAAVMLGPEATQQDIAELRTKLGLDQSLGLQYVYNIGQLLQGDLGQSIFLNQPVTSALAERAEPTFFLTLFSILIASGIALPIGIYAAYRRGSFVDQAATTLAMLAASIPSFWLGLILIQFLAVRLGWFPVSGYGGPGSSFAERMYHLTLPAIALGVVSSALILRFTRASMLDVLGDDFIRTARAKGLGERKVVMKHALKNALIPILTIIGLTAAVLISGAVVTETVFGLPGVGNLVVSAVLRRDYPVIQGALLVIAALYVLINFAIDMLYLLVDPRVRY, encoded by the coding sequence ATGATACGCTATATTCTCCAGCGCCTGTTCGGCATGATCGTGGTCATGGCGCTCGTCGTCACCATTGTCTTCGTCATCGTCCGCGTGACACCCGGCGATCCCGCCGCCGTCATGCTCGGACCGGAAGCGACGCAGCAAGACATCGCCGAATTGCGCACCAAGCTTGGTCTCGACCAGTCGCTCGGCCTGCAATATGTCTACAATATCGGGCAGCTGCTGCAGGGCGATCTCGGCCAGTCGATCTTCCTCAACCAGCCGGTCACTTCGGCGCTTGCCGAGCGTGCCGAGCCGACCTTCTTCCTGACCCTGTTCTCGATTCTGATCGCCAGCGGCATTGCGCTGCCGATCGGCATCTACGCCGCCTACCGCCGCGGCTCCTTCGTCGACCAGGCGGCCACCACGCTGGCGATGCTTGCCGCCAGCATTCCGAGCTTCTGGCTCGGCCTGATCCTCATCCAGTTCCTCGCGGTCCGCCTCGGCTGGTTCCCGGTTTCGGGTTACGGCGGGCCGGGTTCATCCTTCGCAGAGCGCATGTACCATCTGACCTTGCCGGCCATTGCGCTCGGGGTCGTCTCCTCGGCGCTGATCCTGCGCTTTACCCGCGCCTCGATGCTCGATGTGCTCGGCGACGACTTCATCCGCACCGCCCGCGCCAAGGGTCTCGGCGAACGCAAGGTGGTAATGAAACACGCGCTGAAGAATGCCCTCATCCCGATCCTGACCATCATCGGTCTCACCGCCGCGGTTCTGATCTCCGGCGCCGTCGTCACAGAAACCGTCTTCGGCCTTCCGGGCGTCGGCAATCTCGTCGTCTCCGCCGTGCTCAGGCGCGACTACCCTGTGATCCAGGGCGCGCTGCTCGTCATCGCCGCTCTTTACGTGCTGATCAATTTCGCGATCGACATGCTCTATCTCCTCGTTGATCCAAGGGTTCGCTACTGA
- a CDS encoding RidA family protein, which yields MDHKTKGRVPASPYQRLAALGIDLPPAPPPIANFVTHVQEGNILYLSGQGPREVDGHLHAGKVGADVDVESAYEHARLTGINLLAVMHDALGDLGRVKRIVKLLGMVNAVPDFADHPQVINGCSDLLIDVFGEAGQHARSAVGFGSLPGNITVEIEAIVSLHE from the coding sequence TTGGACCATAAGACCAAGGGCCGTGTGCCGGCTTCGCCCTACCAGAGGCTTGCAGCCCTCGGCATCGACCTGCCCCCGGCACCGCCGCCGATCGCCAACTTCGTCACCCATGTTCAGGAGGGCAACATTCTCTACCTCTCCGGACAGGGCCCGCGCGAGGTCGACGGCCACCTGCATGCCGGCAAGGTCGGCGCCGACGTCGACGTTGAAAGCGCCTATGAGCACGCGCGGCTGACGGGCATCAATCTGCTGGCGGTGATGCATGATGCGCTCGGCGATCTCGGCCGCGTCAAGCGCATCGTCAAGCTCCTCGGCATGGTCAACGCCGTACCGGACTTCGCCGATCATCCGCAGGTGATCAATGGTTGCTCCGACCTGCTGATCGACGTCTTCGGCGAAGCGGGGCAGCATGCCCGCTCGGCCGTCGGTTTCGGATCGCTTCCCGGCAACATCACCGTCGAGATCGAAGCGATCGTCTCGCTTCACGAGTGA
- a CDS encoding IclR family transcriptional regulator has product MEPTGKTRRSRVSGMDRALQVLDFLYETGSPSGVYAIAKAVGAPLSTAYVIVDDMVEKNLLSRDADGQVWLGDRLYHYGLAYARSLDFLGVATREMHDLGREVAETIQLCGRDGDYMQVLAMADGPGHFQVTSRVGTRVPLNWTASGRLLVGHLPSDERLELFRRCARTSPTGRADVDPAALSSQAETALAAKLSIQAGESDYAVACVAAPILDDKGSCVATISIVLPEQKIVDDRNFYADHVRVSAERIEKMMGWRSH; this is encoded by the coding sequence CCGACCGGCAAGACCCGCCGTTCGCGCGTAAGCGGCATGGATCGGGCATTGCAGGTGCTCGACTTCCTCTACGAGACCGGTTCTCCGAGCGGCGTCTACGCGATTGCCAAAGCGGTCGGCGCGCCGCTGTCGACGGCCTATGTCATCGTCGACGACATGGTGGAAAAGAACCTGCTCAGCCGCGATGCCGACGGCCAGGTCTGGCTCGGTGACAGGCTCTACCATTACGGTCTCGCCTATGCGCGCTCGCTCGATTTCCTCGGCGTGGCGACGCGGGAGATGCATGATCTCGGTCGCGAGGTTGCCGAAACCATCCAGCTCTGCGGTCGCGACGGCGACTACATGCAGGTGCTCGCCATGGCGGACGGCCCCGGCCATTTCCAGGTGACATCCAGGGTCGGCACCCGGGTGCCGCTTAACTGGACGGCCTCCGGACGATTGCTGGTCGGCCATCTGCCCTCCGACGAGAGGTTGGAGCTGTTCCGCCGTTGCGCCCGCACATCGCCGACGGGCCGGGCCGATGTAGATCCGGCCGCACTGTCGAGCCAGGCCGAGACGGCGCTTGCCGCCAAGCTTTCGATCCAGGCCGGTGAATCCGACTATGCGGTCGCCTGCGTCGCCGCCCCGATCCTCGACGACAAGGGCAGTTGCGTCGCGACCATCTCCATCGTTCTGCCCGAACAGAAGATCGTCGACGATCGCAACTTCTACGCCGATCACGTCAGGGTTTCCGCCGAGCGGATCGAGAAGATGATGGGCTGGCGCAGCCATTGA
- a CDS encoding BA14K family protein: MKKLAIVALSLATAFSSAAPVQAFPSVTPMKAGISDVETVQYYHRRWYRGYDGYRWRGDRRYYRHRHWDDDDDDDNVGAIIGGLAAGAIIGGLMAQPRRYYGGNAHTSWCYSRYSSYRAWDNTFQPYYGARRACYSPYR; encoded by the coding sequence ATGAAAAAGCTGGCAATTGTTGCGCTTTCGCTGGCAACGGCCTTCTCCAGCGCAGCCCCGGTACAGGCATTCCCGTCGGTAACACCCATGAAGGCAGGCATCTCCGACGTCGAGACCGTGCAGTACTATCACCGCCGCTGGTATCGCGGATACGATGGCTACCGATGGCGGGGCGATCGGCGCTATTACCGTCACCGCCACTGGGATGACGACGACGACGATGACAATGTAGGCGCGATCATCGGCGGCCTTGCCGCCGGCGCCATCATCGGCGGGCTGATGGCCCAGCCGAGACGGTACTATGGCGGCAACGCCCATACGAGCTGGTGCTACAGTCGATACAGCTCCTACCGGGCATGGGACAATACCTTCCAGCCCTATTATGGCGCCCGCCGCGCCTGCTACTCGCCTTATCGGTAA
- a CDS encoding ABC transporter permease, whose product MTATVSTPVASERAKFLRRLLKRKTVAFGLFVLVVFVLLAVFAPLIAPYAPGKLSIVNRLSPPSLQWFFGTDEFGRDVFSRTLYAGRLSLLVGAAVVTLATIVGVVMGLVAGFFPKLDAPIARLIDAMMAFPDILLAIALVAALGPSLTTVIVALSVVYAPRLARVVRASTLVIRELPYVEAARALGISTPHIMTRHVLRNLLSPILVQGTFLFAHAMLAEAGLSFLGVGVSPEIPTWGTMIASGRQYIGQADWVTLFPGIAIVLSVLSLQMVGDGLRDMLDPRLRKDL is encoded by the coding sequence ATGACCGCCACCGTATCAACCCCTGTCGCAAGCGAGCGTGCCAAGTTCCTGCGCCGCCTGCTCAAGCGCAAGACCGTTGCCTTCGGTCTCTTCGTTCTCGTCGTCTTCGTGCTCCTGGCCGTCTTCGCGCCGCTGATCGCGCCCTATGCGCCCGGCAAGCTGTCGATCGTCAACCGCCTGTCGCCGCCGAGCCTGCAATGGTTCTTCGGCACTGACGAATTCGGGCGCGACGTGTTTTCGCGCACGCTCTATGCCGGCCGGCTTTCGCTGCTCGTCGGCGCCGCCGTCGTCACGCTCGCAACGATCGTCGGTGTCGTCATGGGCCTCGTCGCCGGCTTCTTTCCGAAGCTCGACGCGCCGATCGCCCGCCTGATCGACGCGATGATGGCCTTTCCCGATATCCTGCTGGCGATCGCGCTCGTCGCCGCCCTCGGCCCGTCGCTGACGACGGTGATCGTCGCGCTCAGCGTCGTCTACGCGCCGCGGCTGGCGCGGGTGGTGCGCGCCTCGACGCTGGTGATCCGCGAGCTGCCCTATGTCGAGGCGGCTCGCGCGCTCGGCATCTCGACGCCGCACATCATGACGCGGCATGTGCTGCGCAACCTGCTCTCGCCGATCCTGGTGCAGGGCACGTTCCTGTTTGCCCATGCCATGCTGGCCGAAGCCGGGCTTTCCTTCCTCGGCGTCGGCGTCAGTCCTGAGATCCCGACCTGGGGCACGATGATCGCCTCGGGCCGGCAATATATCGGACAGGCCGATTGGGTGACGCTGTTTCCCGGCATCGCCATCGTGCTTTCGGTTCTGTCCCTGCAGATGGTTGGCGATGGTTTGCGCGACATGCTCGACCCCCGCCTCAGAAAGGACCTGTGA